A portion of the Chryseobacterium tructae genome contains these proteins:
- a CDS encoding glycosyltransferase family 4 protein, whose protein sequence is MEQKKILIITYYWPPAGGPGVQRWLKFAKYLPDFGWKPVIYTPENPSYPLVDETLMKDVPEDIEIVRTKIWEPYQLAEKLNKSNKKFKAGQFDVGKNQSWKSKLSIWVRGNFFIPDARVFWVKPSIQFLEKYLKENKIDTIVTSGPPHSLHLIGLGLKEKLPDLKWIADFRDPWTEISYYTHLKLTKSSDKKHRQLESAVFKNADITLATSYTDAENFRKAGANAICITNGFDESDSSEKAKEQSIPNKAFVLSYIGVLEQLRNPDNLWKALDELVTENTEFAQYFSLKFVGRIDDKILQSIESSSLKNHILNLGYLPHGKAVEEMQTSEMLLITNFPNESSKGIIPGKIFEYLASGKQILSFGPDQADVAKILEETHAGKHFSYNDSETVKKFILEKFELWKNGNISENTQQIEQFSRKNLTQQLVGIL, encoded by the coding sequence ATGGAACAAAAGAAAATATTAATTATCACCTATTACTGGCCTCCTGCGGGAGGTCCTGGTGTTCAAAGATGGCTGAAGTTTGCTAAATATCTTCCTGATTTTGGATGGAAACCTGTTATCTATACTCCAGAAAATCCAAGTTATCCATTGGTAGATGAAACCCTGATGAAAGATGTTCCGGAAGATATTGAAATCGTAAGAACAAAGATCTGGGAACCTTATCAACTGGCTGAAAAGCTTAATAAAAGCAATAAGAAATTCAAAGCCGGCCAATTTGATGTAGGAAAAAATCAAAGCTGGAAATCTAAGCTATCTATATGGGTAAGAGGAAATTTTTTTATTCCTGATGCCCGAGTTTTCTGGGTAAAACCTTCTATTCAGTTTTTGGAAAAATACCTGAAAGAAAATAAGATTGATACTATTGTAACTTCAGGTCCACCCCACTCCCTTCACCTGATTGGATTAGGCTTAAAAGAGAAGTTACCCGATCTTAAATGGATTGCAGACTTCCGCGATCCATGGACAGAAATTTCATACTATACACATCTGAAGCTCACCAAAAGTTCAGATAAAAAGCACCGCCAGCTGGAAAGTGCTGTTTTCAAAAATGCAGATATCACCCTGGCAACAAGTTATACAGATGCTGAAAACTTCAGAAAAGCCGGAGCGAATGCTATTTGTATTACAAATGGTTTTGACGAAAGTGATTCAAGTGAAAAAGCAAAAGAGCAAAGCATCCCTAATAAAGCCTTTGTTCTAAGTTATATTGGAGTTCTGGAACAGCTTAGAAATCCTGATAATCTTTGGAAAGCATTGGATGAATTGGTAACGGAGAACACAGAATTTGCCCAATATTTCAGCTTAAAATTTGTGGGACGAATTGATGATAAAATTCTTCAATCTATAGAAAGTTCAAGCCTGAAAAATCATATCCTGAATCTGGGGTATCTTCCACACGGCAAAGCGGTGGAAGAAATGCAGACTTCAGAAATGCTGTTGATTACCAACTTCCCCAATGAATCTTCAAAAGGAATTATCCCTGGAAAAATATTTGAATACTTGGCATCCGGAAAACAGATCCTTTCATTTGGCCCGGATCAGGCAGATGTTGCTAAAATTCTGGAAGAAACTCATGCAGGAAAACATTTCAGCTATAATGATTCTGAAACCGTTAAAAAATTCATTCTTGAGAAATTTGAACTTTGGAAAAACGGAAATATTTCTGAAAATACTCAACAAATTGAACAATTTTCCAGAAAGAATCTAACCCAACAACTGGTTGGAATTTTATAA
- a CDS encoding peptide-N-glycosidase F-related protein, protein MYKRLFFASLFLTGLFKSQTTTMTNLISDAVYYDGYAATVTTPVPTDLIRLGNTRYARKLTDTELDSFKAKIAMRVTIGALCDNYDRLGEVFLALVPKNQPTYTMNDANVKRIEAARYITPFMNKNRSPIEVPYTYDISNLYSVFHNTELRNAYDMYMELDVFGVPYAAQTQVTGCTGRIDVFSGNLTFFSTDIGATPTDYNTIVPILSYNKLNNYNSTDTSGETVRLVTFNLPAAVTNANFVVISTPHGANSGGEEYVRRQNYTYIDDVQMLTYTPGGISCEPYRVYNTQGNGIYGTVPKSFDDWTSWNNWCPGNAVPIRGFTLANMTAGNHTLKHTIPTAVFNGQQGEVYLSVYMQGKSNATLNVKDVKTIDVSIYPNPTTDFVTIKSKEDVASMTLFSIDGKKLTEVYKENKINLSSYTTGVYFLNIVLKDGTTFKHKIIKK, encoded by the coding sequence ATGTATAAAAGACTATTTTTTGCAAGTCTATTCCTTACAGGCCTATTCAAATCACAGACAACCACCATGACAAATCTGATTTCAGATGCAGTATATTATGATGGTTACGCTGCAACGGTGACCACTCCGGTTCCCACCGACCTGATCAGGCTTGGAAATACCAGATACGCAAGGAAACTTACAGATACAGAACTAGATTCCTTTAAGGCAAAAATTGCCATGAGAGTAACCATTGGAGCTCTTTGTGATAATTATGACCGATTGGGAGAAGTTTTTCTTGCTCTGGTTCCTAAAAACCAACCAACTTATACCATGAATGACGCCAATGTAAAAAGGATTGAAGCCGCCCGATACATTACTCCATTCATGAACAAAAACCGATCTCCAATAGAAGTCCCTTACACCTACGACATAAGCAACCTGTACAGCGTATTCCATAATACGGAATTGCGAAATGCTTATGACATGTATATGGAGCTTGATGTCTTTGGAGTACCTTATGCTGCACAAACCCAGGTTACAGGATGTACAGGCAGAATTGATGTTTTTTCAGGAAATCTAACCTTCTTTTCAACAGATATTGGAGCTACCCCTACAGATTATAATACGATTGTTCCTATATTAAGTTATAATAAACTCAATAATTATAATAGCACTGATACATCCGGAGAAACAGTAAGACTTGTCACATTTAATCTTCCTGCCGCTGTTACCAATGCTAATTTTGTAGTGATCTCTACACCTCACGGTGCCAATTCAGGTGGTGAAGAATATGTTAGAAGACAAAATTACACTTATATAGATGATGTTCAGATGCTCACTTATACTCCCGGAGGAATATCATGTGAACCTTACAGAGTATACAATACACAAGGTAACGGAATCTACGGAACAGTACCAAAATCATTTGATGACTGGACTTCATGGAACAATTGGTGTCCGGGAAATGCAGTTCCTATCCGAGGGTTTACTTTAGCAAACATGACTGCAGGAAATCACACCTTGAAACATACTATTCCTACTGCTGTTTTTAACGGACAACAAGGGGAAGTGTACTTATCTGTTTATATGCAGGGAAAAAGTAATGCTACATTAAATGTAAAAGATGTAAAAACCATAGATGTTAGCATATATCCCAACCCTACAACTGATTTTGTTACTATAAAATCGAAAGAAGATGTGGCATCCATGACTCTTTTCAGCATAGATGGAAAGAAACTGACTGAAGTTTATAAAGAAAACAAAATCAACCTTTCATCATATACTACGGGAGTTTACTTTTTAAATATTGTTCTGAAAGACGGAACTACTTTCAAACATAAAATCATAAAAAAGTAA
- the rlmB gene encoding 23S rRNA (guanosine(2251)-2'-O)-methyltransferase RlmB, which produces MKDDFIFGLRPVIEAIEAGKTIDKIFVQNALQGPIYAELKAILAKNKIRPNYVPVEKLNRFTRKNHQGVVAFISDVPFHKVEDLVPQLFEEGKTPFLLILDRLTDVRNFGAICRTAECVGIDAIIIPEKGGAPINSDAIKTSAGAIYNIKICKENNLAHVVDFLQQSGITVFSASEKAQKLIYDVNFTEPCAIVMGNEETGISKEVLHHSDEKIKLPIEGKTQSLNVSVACGAILYEAVRQKSLKVN; this is translated from the coding sequence ATGAAAGACGATTTTATTTTCGGGCTACGTCCCGTGATTGAAGCAATTGAAGCGGGAAAAACGATTGACAAGATCTTTGTGCAAAATGCACTTCAGGGTCCTATTTATGCTGAACTGAAAGCCATTTTAGCGAAAAATAAAATCCGTCCCAATTATGTTCCGGTTGAAAAACTGAACCGTTTTACAAGAAAAAACCACCAAGGTGTGGTTGCTTTTATTTCGGATGTTCCGTTTCATAAAGTGGAGGATCTTGTTCCACAATTATTTGAAGAAGGTAAAACTCCTTTCTTATTAATTTTGGACAGACTTACAGATGTAAGAAACTTTGGTGCCATCTGTAGAACAGCAGAATGTGTAGGGATAGATGCTATCATCATTCCTGAAAAAGGAGGAGCGCCTATTAATTCTGACGCAATCAAAACTTCTGCAGGAGCTATTTATAATATCAAGATCTGTAAAGAAAATAACCTTGCTCATGTAGTAGATTTCCTTCAACAGAGCGGGATTACTGTATTTTCAGCATCTGAAAAAGCTCAAAAATTAATCTACGATGTAAACTTCACAGAACCATGCGCCATCGTTATGGGAAATGAGGAAACAGGTATTTCTAAAGAAGTATTGCACCATTCTGACGAAAAAATAAAACTTCCTATTGAAGGAAAAACTCAATCTTTAAATGTTTCGGTAGCATGTGGAGCAATTCTCTATGAAGCAGTGAGACAAAAAAGTTTGAAAGTAAATTAA
- a CDS encoding helix-turn-helix domain-containing protein: MVTYENLHDTLSFYNIDCRQSYYISSGKPIFEFPKVPFRMDYYALCICTSGEVSVEIDHHQYKADTHSILVAAPSTIVKFMKTSQDFKMKLLFFDKNFLIKNISNPFIIEKMNLFSKGSYSIVKTTPKNSTVLQNLLDYLKKKSRKQGKFTEEIVRTIIFNLLLETAEIIETKHSVNPDKEEGKKDLYLKFSQLIRENIRQHRTVQFYADQLCVSNKYLIEIIKKASGKTPHEVIDETLLKEAYVMLGNPDITISEIAFELQFNSTSAFGRFFKKHTSLSPSEYRITENIQS; this comes from the coding sequence ATGGTAACCTACGAAAACTTACATGACACTTTGTCTTTTTACAATATAGACTGCCGCCAGTCCTACTATATTTCCTCCGGAAAGCCCATTTTTGAATTTCCGAAAGTTCCTTTCAGAATGGATTATTATGCGCTCTGTATCTGCACGTCTGGAGAAGTAAGTGTTGAAATAGATCATCATCAGTATAAGGCAGATACTCATAGTATTTTGGTTGCGGCGCCGTCTACAATTGTAAAATTCATGAAGACCAGTCAGGATTTTAAGATGAAACTTCTATTCTTTGACAAAAACTTTCTGATCAAAAATATTTCGAATCCTTTTATCATTGAAAAAATGAATTTGTTTTCCAAAGGTTCCTACAGTATTGTAAAAACGACTCCCAAAAACTCTACGGTACTGCAAAACCTTCTGGATTATCTAAAAAAGAAATCCAGAAAACAGGGAAAATTTACTGAGGAAATTGTACGCACCATCATTTTTAATCTTTTGCTGGAAACAGCTGAAATTATTGAAACAAAACATTCAGTCAATCCTGATAAGGAAGAAGGAAAAAAAGATCTTTACCTTAAATTCAGCCAACTGATTCGGGAAAACATCAGGCAGCACAGAACCGTTCAATTCTATGCTGATCAGCTTTGTGTCTCTAATAAATATCTTATTGAAATCATTAAAAAAGCCAGTGGAAAGACTCCTCATGAGGTCATTGATGAAACCCTGTTGAAAGAAGCGTATGTGATGTTGGGAAATCCGGATATTACGATATCAGAAATCGCCTTTGAACTTCAGTTTAATTCCACGTCTGCATTTGGACGTTTTTTCAAAAAACATACTTCCCTTTCCCCTTCCGAATACAGGATAACTGAAAATATCCAGTCTTAG
- a CDS encoding DUF6263 family protein encodes MKNIAAIALLSSIALVSCKKETAKITKVDPKTGKTVTVEVPADSVAKVAENPAIRDSAGIVTQTFKLEKGKTYPLTTYQRDVKTMTDPQGKTITATTESTDEMNFTVNDIKGNVYEMTLNLVSKRSSQSAQGKTVVVDTKLAIPKEDELKMIWNVNKALTSNKLDMKMDNKGNVLSITGFDAVYTKVATAVGSLIKDANEKASVVASLKESFNEKVLKDQFNKNLVIIPKKGVKVGEKWTTSENADPSGSIKVTSNYVLKSLGNGTAEIAVTGGIPKKTEKKNQGPITHSMSSELVQTGTIKFDENSGWITNQNINVKATQVETISDGKQSQSMKSVSNSSVMVNPSAK; translated from the coding sequence ATGAAAAACATAGCAGCAATCGCGCTATTATCATCTATAGCACTTGTGTCTTGTAAAAAAGAGACGGCAAAAATAACGAAAGTAGATCCTAAAACCGGAAAAACAGTTACAGTAGAAGTTCCTGCTGATTCTGTAGCAAAAGTTGCAGAAAATCCGGCAATCAGAGATTCTGCAGGAATTGTTACACAAACTTTCAAGCTTGAAAAAGGAAAGACTTATCCTCTTACCACTTACCAAAGAGATGTAAAGACGATGACTGATCCTCAGGGAAAAACGATTACAGCTACTACTGAATCTACGGATGAGATGAATTTTACGGTAAACGACATCAAAGGAAATGTTTACGAAATGACGCTTAACCTTGTTTCCAAGAGAAGTTCTCAGTCTGCACAAGGAAAAACAGTTGTAGTAGATACGAAACTTGCTATTCCTAAAGAAGACGAACTTAAAATGATCTGGAATGTCAATAAGGCGCTTACGAGTAACAAACTTGACATGAAGATGGATAATAAAGGAAATGTACTTTCTATTACAGGTTTTGATGCGGTATATACTAAAGTTGCCACTGCGGTAGGATCTCTTATTAAGGACGCTAATGAAAAGGCAAGTGTTGTAGCAAGCCTTAAAGAGTCTTTCAATGAAAAAGTACTGAAAGACCAATTCAATAAAAACCTTGTTATCATTCCTAAAAAAGGAGTAAAAGTAGGTGAAAAATGGACGACTTCTGAAAATGCAGATCCAAGCGGAAGTATTAAGGTAACTTCAAACTATGTATTAAAGAGCCTAGGAAACGGAACTGCTGAAATTGCTGTAACCGGAGGTATTCCTAAGAAAACTGAAAAGAAAAATCAAGGACCTATTACTCATAGTATGAGCAGTGAACTTGTTCAGACTGGAACGATTAAGTTTGACGAAAATTCAGGATGGATTACCAACCAAAACATTAATGTAAAAGCTACACAAGTAGAAACTATTTCAGACGGAAAACAGTCTCAATCTATGAAGAGTGTTTCTAATTCTTCTGTAATGGTAAATCCTTCTGCAAAGTAA
- a CDS encoding MFS transporter, translating to MLALVMLINRAGSMVLPFLGVYMTNHLHFSIENSGIVLSFFGIGSVIGSWLGGMITDKIGEYRVQSLSLLLSVPLFCLIPLFTTEAGLAGIILAQSIVSETFRPANSVAITKYAKPENITRAFSLNRMAVNLGFSIGPALGGILSAISYEFLFYSNALAAFLAGLMYIWFFKGRAKLAKQEAKKVKEVIVIKKENSPYRDTKFLIFCFLCMLFSICFFQLFSTLTIFYKDTAQLSQQNIGYILGYSGFLIVLLEMGFVQLSEKYFTLAFTMLIGTFICGFSYAMLAFDYSMITLLVSMTLLCVGEIWTLPFMSTITALRSGENNKGAYMGLNGISFSIAFIITPYIGTMIADNLGFNILWIGTGVLATGIAIAFYFVIPWMLKGKNQKEEDLVLKES from the coding sequence ATGCTGGCGTTGGTAATGCTCATCAACAGAGCCGGTTCTATGGTACTTCCTTTTTTGGGAGTGTATATGACCAATCATTTACATTTTAGCATTGAAAATTCAGGAATTGTCCTAAGCTTTTTTGGGATAGGATCAGTTATTGGATCTTGGCTTGGAGGGATGATTACTGATAAGATCGGCGAATATAGGGTGCAAAGCTTGAGTTTATTGCTTAGTGTTCCTTTGTTTTGTTTAATTCCACTTTTTACAACAGAGGCAGGCTTGGCTGGGATTATTTTGGCTCAGAGTATTGTAAGTGAAACATTCCGCCCAGCCAATTCAGTGGCTATTACAAAATACGCTAAACCGGAAAATATTACGAGAGCTTTTTCCCTGAACAGAATGGCTGTGAACCTTGGGTTTTCTATCGGGCCTGCATTGGGAGGTATCTTATCTGCTATTTCCTATGAATTTTTGTTTTACAGTAATGCTTTAGCTGCTTTCTTGGCAGGCTTAATGTATATCTGGTTTTTTAAAGGGCGTGCAAAACTGGCCAAACAGGAAGCCAAAAAAGTAAAAGAGGTAATTGTTATCAAAAAGGAAAACTCGCCTTATCGGGATACTAAGTTTTTAATTTTCTGTTTTCTGTGTATGCTGTTCTCGATTTGCTTTTTCCAGCTTTTCAGTACACTCACCATCTTCTATAAGGATACCGCTCAGCTGAGTCAACAGAATATAGGGTATATTTTAGGATACAGTGGTTTTTTGATCGTTCTTCTTGAAATGGGCTTTGTACAGCTTTCAGAGAAATATTTTACATTGGCTTTTACCATGTTGATTGGTACATTCATCTGTGGATTTTCATATGCAATGCTAGCCTTTGATTACAGTATGATTACCTTATTGGTATCTATGACATTGCTTTGTGTTGGAGAAATCTGGACACTTCCGTTTATGTCAACTATTACTGCACTTCGTTCAGGCGAGAACAATAAAGGTGCTTATATGGGACTGAACGGAATTTCTTTTTCCATAGCATTTATTATTACTCCTTATATAGGAACAATGATTGCTGATAATTTGGGCTTTAATATTTTATGGATTGGAACAGGTGTGTTGGCAACAGGAATTGCCATTGCATTTTACTTTGTTATTCCCTGGATGCTTAAAGGAAAGAATCAAAAAGAAGAAGACCTTGTTTTGAAAGAGAGTTAA